From one Lolium rigidum isolate FL_2022 chromosome 4, APGP_CSIRO_Lrig_0.1, whole genome shotgun sequence genomic stretch:
- the LOC124647157 gene encoding serine/threonine-protein phosphatase alpha-2 isoform-like translates to MDALDMDGIIQRLLDAEHSPEETPPLSNAEIKLLCSAATKVLLSQPMLLHLDAPINICGDIHGQYSDLLRIFGTTGSPSDTNRYLFLGDYVDRGSRSIETICLLLAYKVKYPDAFFLLRGNHECSSINCSYGFLDECKKRGLGHKLWNIINGCFGYLPLAALVGKKIFCVHGGLSPELESMDQICGVKRPLPQVPTEGLVCDLLWSDPDAADEWGWGESKRDRSHTFGSEVVAEFVEKHGLAMVCRAHEVKQGGYEWFADRKLVTVFSAPNYTGQCDNAGAVMTVNHDLTCSFHILQPTLLQLLADDLHDSS, encoded by the coding sequence ATGGATGCGCTCGACATGGACGGCATAATCCAACGCCTCCTGGACGCGGAGCACTCGCCGGAAGAGACTCCGCCGCTCTCCAACGCGGAGATCAAgctcctctgctccgccgccactaAAGTCCTCCTCTCCCAGCCCATGCTTCTGCACCTCGATGCCCCCATCAACATCTGCGGCGACATCCACGGGCAGTACTCCGACCTCCTCCGCATATTCGGCACCACCGGCTCCCCGTCCGACACCAACCGCTACCTCTTCCTTGGCGACTACGTGGACCGCGGCAGCCGCAGCATCGAGACCATATGCCTCCTCCTCGCCTACAAGGTCAAGTACCCCgacgccttcttcctcctccgtggCAACCACGAGTGCTCCTCCATCAACTGCTCCTACGGCTTCTTGGACGAGTGCAAGAAACGAGGCCTGGGTCACAAGCTCTGGAATATCATCAATGGCTGCTTTGGCTACCTACCGCTGGCGGCGCTCGTCGGGAAGAAGATCTTCTGCGTGCACGGCGGCCTGTCGCCGGAGCTGGAGAGCATGGACCAGATATGCGGAGTCAAGCGCCCACTGCCGCAAGTCCCCACCGAGGGCCTCGTGTGCGACCTTCTCTGGTCGGACCCAGACGCCGCCGACGAGTGGGGCTGGGGCGAATCCAAGAGGGATAGGTCGCACACCTTCGGGTCCGAGGTGGTGGCCGAGTTCGTGGAGAAGCACGGGCTGGCCATGGTGTGCAGGGCGCACGAGGTGAAGCAGGGCGGCTATGAGTGGTTCGCCGACCGGAAGCTCGTCACGGTCTTCTCCGCGCCCAATTACACCGGCCAGTGCGACAACGCCGGCGCGGTTATGACCGTGAACCATGATCTCACCTGCTCCTTCCACATCCTCCAGCCTACTCTGCTTCAACTTCTTGCTGATGACTTGCATGATTCTTCTTAA